Proteins co-encoded in one bacterium genomic window:
- a CDS encoding ABC transporter ATP-binding protein/permease has product MSVPENKALIHRYLKQPTELPTGLRRLVEAEWDGEPVQLYALTDLDDSMRLARRWLVLGPSRVALVEERPDGTPGTINSVRRDAVREIRETPGLSATTLAFLAGKEDAPLLTIRFTHRQRRAVENIRYILDQQIEGYAVESPADADALYADSVSQAVNDAQAAFAANKLAVVWRLVSYLGPYRGRLIAGMIAAALMTLTSLLPPLVTGRLIDKILSPYEAGTLAFHDAWPMLWPLVVMLAVAYLVMELFAWVRLRTMSVLGELVAQDLRDELYGHLQTLSMSYFSRKQTGSIISRVSSDTDRLWDFIAFGVVEVSLSVIKLTALGAVLLWLDVPLGLVMILPVPVLLWSIFRHGQTMQRFFLRAWRKWSDLTDVLSDTIPGMRVVKAFNQEDRETRRFNHRNQVVVSEFNSIHQVWTVFWPKLLLCVHALVLTVWMLSLPRLMGFGGAPLTVGTFVSFLLYTTMFFQPIEVIGQMARMLNRATSSAHRIFEVLDTEPQITDVDGAVKLEPVEGQVTFDNVSFAYDGVRQTIKGITFDVKPGEMIGLVGPSGAGKTTITNLIARFYEATGGEIRIDGVNLKQLDTGHYRQQVGMVLQDPYLFHGSIVENIRYARPDARPEEVIEAAKAANAHDFICKLAHGYDTIVGERGQTLSGGERQRVSIARAILANPRILILDEATSSVDTETESKIQEALDRLVAGRTVFAIAHRLSTLAAADRLFVIEDGRLVEEGTHGELLEKEDGVYRKLHRLQQELHEAYAV; this is encoded by the coding sequence ATGTCAGTTCCCGAGAACAAAGCTCTCATTCACCGTTACCTGAAGCAGCCCACTGAACTTCCCACCGGCTTGCGTCGTTTGGTCGAGGCCGAGTGGGATGGCGAGCCAGTCCAGCTCTATGCCCTGACGGACTTGGATGATTCCATGCGCCTGGCCCGCCGGTGGTTGGTCCTGGGGCCGAGCCGCGTTGCGCTCGTCGAAGAGCGCCCCGACGGCACGCCCGGCACCATCAATTCGGTCCGTCGCGATGCCGTGCGCGAGATCCGCGAGACGCCGGGCCTGAGCGCTACGACGTTGGCGTTCCTGGCCGGCAAGGAAGACGCGCCTCTGCTGACGATCCGGTTCACCCATCGCCAGCGCCGGGCGGTGGAGAACATCCGCTACATCCTCGATCAGCAGATCGAGGGTTACGCGGTAGAATCGCCCGCCGATGCGGATGCACTGTACGCGGACTCCGTTTCGCAGGCCGTGAACGACGCGCAGGCCGCGTTCGCAGCGAACAAGCTCGCGGTCGTGTGGCGCCTCGTCAGCTACCTCGGCCCTTACAGGGGCCGATTGATTGCAGGCATGATCGCCGCCGCGTTGATGACGCTGACGAGCCTGCTGCCTCCTCTTGTGACGGGGCGACTGATCGACAAGATCCTCTCGCCGTACGAGGCCGGAACGCTCGCGTTCCACGATGCATGGCCGATGTTGTGGCCGCTGGTCGTCATGCTGGCCGTGGCGTACCTGGTGATGGAACTGTTCGCCTGGGTCCGTCTGCGCACGATGTCGGTGCTCGGCGAGTTGGTCGCCCAGGACTTGCGCGACGAGTTGTACGGTCACTTGCAGACGCTGAGCATGTCGTACTTCAGCCGCAAGCAGACGGGCTCGATCATCAGTCGCGTCAGCAGCGACACCGACCGCTTGTGGGACTTCATCGCGTTCGGCGTGGTGGAGGTTTCGCTCTCGGTGATCAAGCTGACGGCGCTCGGCGCGGTTCTGCTCTGGCTGGACGTGCCGCTTGGCCTGGTGATGATTCTGCCGGTGCCGGTGCTGTTGTGGTCGATCTTCCGGCATGGCCAGACGATGCAGCGCTTCTTCCTGCGCGCCTGGCGCAAGTGGTCGGACCTGACCGACGTGCTAAGCGACACGATCCCCGGCATGCGGGTGGTCAAGGCCTTCAACCAGGAGGACCGCGAAACGCGGCGCTTCAACCACCGCAACCAGGTCGTGGTGAGCGAATTCAACAGCATTCACCAGGTCTGGACGGTCTTCTGGCCGAAGCTGTTGCTCTGCGTGCACGCGTTGGTCCTGACAGTGTGGATGTTGTCACTCCCCCGCCTGATGGGATTCGGCGGCGCACCGCTCACCGTGGGAACGTTCGTTTCGTTCCTGCTGTACACGACGATGTTCTTCCAGCCGATTGAGGTGATCGGACAAATGGCCCGCATGTTGAACCGCGCGACCAGCTCGGCCCACCGAATCTTCGAAGTGCTGGATACGGAACCCCAGATCACCGACGTCGACGGCGCGGTGAAGCTGGAACCGGTGGAAGGCCAGGTGACGTTCGACAACGTGTCGTTCGCCTACGACGGAGTCCGCCAGACGATCAAGGGCATCACCTTCGACGTGAAGCCCGGCGAAATGATCGGCCTGGTCGGCCCCAGTGGCGCCGGCAAGACGACGATCACGAACCTGATCGCGCGCTTCTATGAAGCGACCGGCGGAGAGATCCGCATCGACGGCGTGAACTTGAAGCAGCTCGACACCGGGCACTATCGCCAGCAGGTCGGCATGGTGCTCCAGGACCCCTACCTGTTCCACGGCAGCATTGTGGAGAACATCCGGTACGCGCGACCCGATGCGCGGCCGGAGGAAGTGATCGAAGCAGCGAAGGCGGCGAACGCGCACGACTTCATCTGCAAACTGGCCCACGGATACGATACGATCGTGGGTGAACGAGGACAGACTCTGTCGGGTGGCGAGCGCCAGCGTGTCTCCATCGCCCGAGCGATTCTGGCCAATCCGCGGATCCTGATTCTGGACGAAGCGACCTCGAGCGTGGATACGGAGACTGAAAGCAAAATCCAGGAAGCGCTCGATCGCCTGGTGGCCGGCCGCACGGTGTTCGCCATCGCGCACCGCCTCTCCACCCTGGCCGCGGCGGACCGCCTCTTCGTGATCGAAGACGGCCGCCTGGTCGAGGAAGGAACCCACGGCGAGTTGCTCGAAAAGGAGGATGGAGTGTACCGCAAACTCCATCGTCTGCAGCAGGAACTGCACGAAGCCTATGCAGTGTAA
- a CDS encoding DUF1854 domain-containing protein: MNIKHPTPAAVTEPEEIVALHRADNGQLMLQRQGQAVPVTVSRCFPWSEPTRFISLRDGDDKEIALVEDLAELDDESRGVLELALAEIGFLFEVEGIESIEEEFEIRTWHVHTKQGERTFQTARDHWPLQAPGGGLIIRDVAGDMFYIAQPDALDERSRQILWAFVD; this comes from the coding sequence ATGAATATCAAGCATCCCACTCCCGCCGCGGTGACGGAACCGGAGGAGATCGTTGCGCTACATCGTGCCGACAACGGCCAGTTGATGCTGCAACGCCAGGGGCAGGCGGTTCCGGTGACGGTCAGCCGGTGCTTTCCGTGGTCCGAGCCAACGCGCTTCATTTCGTTGCGCGATGGCGACGACAAGGAAATCGCGTTGGTCGAAGACCTTGCCGAGTTGGACGATGAGTCGCGCGGCGTCCTCGAGCTGGCGCTCGCGGAAATCGGATTCCTCTTCGAGGTGGAAGGCATCGAATCCATCGAGGAAGAATTCGAAATCCGCACGTGGCACGTTCACACGAAGCAAGGCGAACGCACGTTCCAGACGGCGCGCGATCATTGGCCGCTGCAGGCACCGGGCGGAGGACTGATCATCCGCGACGTTGCCGGCGACATGTTCTACATCGCCCAACCGGATGCCCTGGATGAGCGAAGCCGTCAGATCCTGTGGGCGTTTGTGGACTAA
- a CDS encoding radical SAM protein, protein MTLDGNFPETSSVYDLPEVADWQPSHIWIEPTNRCNTRCTHCGHWASQFGEDMELGLYERIEADVLDHVNSAELIGYGEPFMAKNFMRMFDACVERGIHILTTTNGILLRKEELADKVVRNDVTLVLSIDGATKETFEFVRPYVRWEGIIKTLEMLKQCREKAGDAARFRLRFNFVAMHQNLGDLLELVRLAHRYGASQILVLPLGSEEDLELMENQSPFHHPAELSRAFMEAIPLAARLNVELLIPKSFTDVIIDSGETGLGGSARRWVRRVRLGYHYVRKHGVERTRKRFVQGVHQEDRKAAVTHCNMPWKDSYFASDGTVFPCCIMQERLGNMGTQSWAEIWNGAPYRNLRRTVHSWNPSDVCRNCGLPTGINGGNERQYTQFFEKFRAEALALDDPNIDFAEGFHKIERNKSGAPSHIWMTRRGTFTIPHPTAARFLRIRIIPRVPVPETNPGMATLDGDQIEPFDNTCNVLHFPIPQGTSGPLTLRLEMENSHCPEGDGRELGLAIAGLELLH, encoded by the coding sequence GTGACGCTGGATGGGAATTTCCCAGAAACTTCGTCAGTTTACGATCTGCCAGAAGTTGCAGATTGGCAGCCTTCTCATATCTGGATCGAGCCGACAAATCGGTGCAACACGCGGTGTACGCATTGCGGCCATTGGGCAAGTCAGTTCGGCGAGGACATGGAACTCGGACTCTACGAGCGCATCGAGGCGGATGTTCTCGATCACGTCAACTCCGCGGAACTGATCGGTTACGGCGAACCGTTCATGGCAAAGAACTTCATGCGGATGTTTGACGCGTGTGTGGAGCGCGGCATTCACATCCTCACGACGACGAACGGCATTTTGCTTCGCAAGGAAGAGTTGGCCGACAAGGTTGTTCGCAATGACGTAACGTTGGTTCTGTCCATCGACGGTGCAACGAAGGAGACGTTCGAGTTTGTGCGGCCTTACGTGCGATGGGAAGGCATCATCAAGACGCTCGAGATGCTGAAGCAATGCCGAGAAAAGGCCGGCGATGCGGCCCGCTTTCGTCTGCGATTCAACTTCGTCGCCATGCACCAGAATCTCGGCGATCTGCTGGAGCTTGTTCGACTTGCTCACCGATACGGGGCGTCCCAGATCCTCGTCCTGCCACTTGGCAGCGAAGAAGATCTCGAACTGATGGAAAACCAGTCGCCGTTCCATCACCCCGCGGAATTGTCGCGCGCCTTTATGGAGGCAATACCGCTCGCTGCCAGGCTGAATGTCGAATTGCTGATCCCCAAATCCTTCACGGATGTCATTATAGATTCCGGCGAGACTGGCCTGGGTGGATCGGCGCGTCGATGGGTTCGCCGGGTTCGCCTCGGTTATCACTACGTTCGGAAGCACGGCGTTGAACGGACGCGGAAACGGTTCGTGCAGGGTGTTCACCAGGAAGATCGAAAGGCGGCGGTCACGCACTGCAACATGCCATGGAAGGACAGCTACTTCGCCTCCGACGGGACCGTGTTCCCCTGCTGCATCATGCAGGAGAGACTGGGAAACATGGGCACGCAATCGTGGGCTGAAATCTGGAACGGCGCGCCGTACCGAAATCTTCGCCGGACGGTTCACAGTTGGAATCCATCAGACGTCTGCCGCAACTGCGGGCTGCCCACCGGAATCAATGGTGGCAACGAAAGGCAGTACACACAGTTCTTCGAGAAATTCCGCGCCGAGGCGTTGGCGCTCGACGACCCGAACATCGATTTCGCGGAGGGTTTTCACAAAATCGAGCGCAACAAGTCCGGCGCTCCGAGTCACATCTGGATGACACGGCGTGGCACGTTCACGATCCCGCATCCCACTGCCGCCAGGTTCCTACGCATCCGAATCATTCCGCGCGTGCCGGTTCCGGAAACCAATCCCGGCATGGCGACGCTCGATGGCGACCAAATCGAGCCCTTCGATAACACGTGCAACGTCTTGCATTTCCCAATCCCTCAAGGCACAAGCGGGCCCCTCACTCTGCGACTCGAGATGGAGAACAGCCACTGCCCCGAAGGCGATGGCCGAGAGTTAGGACTGGCAATTGCAGGCCTGGAGCTCTTGCATTGA
- a CDS encoding FG-GAP repeat protein, producing the protein MKRVLIVPILISLAAFAGAQFPAAINIDQFSSSDGVIIPGGTDYEFGYPTVPLGDFNGDGISDIALGSPNGEGIANNVSRAGEVVVVYGKYPGLSSTINPASMSPSDGFVIYNTVSSYSSFGRDIAGGDFNGDGLADLAIGEQTFDSSNNGQANFDGICYLIFGKPGGIPSTTVDYLSSLNGNSGDRGFIVIGRQADKRLGLDVVLEDINGDGLDDLIMGSWGDSFTGVRANSGEIYVIFGSRTNFGPGFDLNGINGSNGTVLVGPGSDYTGRDLRPAKDVNGDGVNDLLILNGAGAGPGDAMSNRGEFFVVHGRRAWPQSVDLSTYYSENGGDGSLGSVILGVETNFASFSNAPQFFSAGDLNADGYPELSISNSNYDTPDGNTGVGAGWVIPSGPGGIGPGFALSYNNAVIGQGFQHRFAFYGRDPLDLNGDGIADLFAVAGGADDVRLDSGKIYTIYGAPGLSVSSSTLGAIDGNNGFLFRGVEQGERFGSPFPIGDINADGIGDLAAYRGETNSVYVLYGKRSPSVTSSSATAFAASGGSGDSIPPIDFGPTVRAIVDFEDISFRTSGFDSSSSVTAEIVYSNTSLSGLDPLDQVATSYWILDSDRTGFGSADVTFHWVPSEVELLEGDPSTWSLHQSPGTSGPWTMLDTTITTGTATATVTDLGVFALVSPGAPPPPSIEVFLVR; encoded by the coding sequence ATGAAACGTGTGCTCATAGTTCCCATTTTGATATCGCTCGCCGCTTTTGCGGGGGCACAGTTTCCCGCGGCCATCAACATTGACCAGTTTTCGAGTAGCGACGGCGTCATCATTCCAGGCGGTACTGATTATGAGTTCGGCTACCCGACCGTGCCTTTGGGCGATTTCAATGGCGACGGGATCAGCGATATCGCTCTGGGCAGCCCCAATGGAGAGGGCATCGCGAATAACGTCAGCCGTGCCGGCGAGGTGGTGGTCGTTTACGGCAAGTACCCAGGTCTCTCGTCGACCATCAACCCGGCCAGTATGTCGCCATCGGATGGTTTCGTCATCTACAACACGGTCAGCTCTTACTCGAGCTTTGGACGCGACATCGCGGGTGGCGATTTCAATGGCGATGGCCTGGCTGATCTCGCGATCGGTGAGCAGACCTTCGACTCCTCCAACAACGGCCAGGCGAACTTCGACGGCATTTGCTATCTGATCTTCGGGAAGCCCGGCGGCATTCCCTCCACCACCGTCGACTACCTGTCCTCGCTGAATGGGAACTCGGGTGATCGCGGCTTCATCGTCATTGGGCGGCAGGCGGACAAACGCCTCGGGCTCGACGTCGTTCTCGAAGACATCAATGGCGATGGTCTCGACGATTTGATCATGGGTTCGTGGGGCGACAGCTTCACCGGTGTGCGGGCGAACTCCGGCGAAATCTATGTGATCTTCGGTAGCCGGACCAACTTTGGTCCGGGCTTCGACTTGAATGGTATCAACGGATCGAACGGCACCGTGCTGGTTGGCCCGGGGAGCGATTACACAGGCCGCGATCTTCGTCCTGCGAAGGATGTGAATGGCGACGGAGTTAATGACCTGCTGATTCTGAACGGAGCAGGCGCAGGTCCAGGCGATGCGATGAGCAACCGCGGCGAGTTCTTTGTCGTACACGGTCGTCGTGCGTGGCCGCAATCAGTGGACCTGTCGACGTATTACTCGGAGAACGGCGGCGACGGGTCGCTGGGATCGGTTATTCTCGGGGTCGAAACGAATTTCGCCAGTTTCTCCAATGCGCCACAGTTCTTCAGCGCCGGGGACTTGAATGCGGACGGCTATCCGGAGCTTTCCATCAGCAATTCCAACTACGATACTCCCGATGGAAACACCGGGGTGGGTGCCGGTTGGGTGATCCCCTCCGGGCCGGGAGGAATCGGACCCGGGTTTGCGCTCTCTTACAACAACGCGGTTATCGGCCAGGGATTCCAACATCGCTTCGCATTCTACGGACGGGACCCACTCGATTTGAATGGCGACGGAATCGCCGATCTTTTTGCCGTGGCCGGCGGTGCAGATGACGTACGGCTCGATTCGGGGAAGATCTACACGATCTACGGTGCACCGGGTCTCTCGGTCAGTTCCTCGACGCTTGGCGCCATCGATGGCAATAACGGCTTTCTCTTCCGCGGGGTTGAGCAGGGCGAGCGCTTCGGCTCTCCTTTCCCGATCGGCGACATCAACGCCGACGGCATTGGCGACCTGGCTGCCTATCGCGGAGAAACAAACTCCGTCTATGTTCTGTACGGCAAACGTTCTCCATCGGTCACGTCCAGTTCCGCCACCGCGTTTGCAGCTTCCGGCGGCTCAGGCGATTCGATCCCGCCGATCGACTTCGGCCCGACCGTTCGCGCCATCGTCGATTTCGAGGATATCAGTTTCCGGACAAGCGGCTTCGACAGTTCCTCTTCCGTAACCGCAGAGATTGTCTACTCGAACACGTCGCTTTCGGGACTCGATCCCCTCGATCAGGTCGCGACATCTTATTGGATTCTCGATTCCGATCGCACAGGCTTCGGCTCCGCCGATGTGACATTCCACTGGGTTCCCAGCGAAGTGGAACTCCTTGAAGGCGATCCTTCAACATGGAGCCTCCACCAGTCGCCGGGAACGAGTGGTCCTTGGACGATGCTCGACACGACGATTACGACCGGAACGGCCACGGCAACGGTCACCGACCTCGGAGTCTTCGCGCTCGTTTCCCCCGGCGCACCGCCCCCGCCGTCGATTGAGGTTTTCCTGGTGCGGTAG